In Candidatus Abyssobacteria bacterium SURF_5, the genomic stretch GCGACTCTGCCGATTGGTGGCTTCTTGCCGAAACTCCCAAGGGGCCGGTGCGGTATGATTATGCCACAAAATCATGGGTGGCCGGAACCGCACCCAGCCATCAGGGACAGCTCGCAGACTTGAACCCGGTCCAAGTATTGGACACGACAAATCTGCCGCCCGGACTGTATGCCATTCAGTTCGGCGTGGACCTCGTCATGAATGGAGTGTTCGATTCCGACCAATTCCATGGCGACATACTCTCGCTCGAAGTAACCGACTAGCGCGGCGCCTCTCTCGCCGATTAAGCGGAAAAGCTGAACGTGAAATCCCGATGGCAACTGCCCTCGCGGTGGAGCATGCAGCCTTTGAGCGGCGGGTCCACTTCGTACCGTATCCCGAGACCGTCGAACCAGCCGCTCACCCGCGCGAAGATGCCGCAGTCATAGCCACCGATGGCATCCTCCCCTATCTTCTTTATTCCCTCGTATGCGAAACATCGATTGGTCTTCACGTGCAGCCGGTTTTCCTTTGACCAATCGTAGGAGAAACCCATGAAATCGCCTCGTATTACGTCAAAGCCGGATTGCATCAGTTCTCTGAGGTCGCCGAACGTATCTATTCTCTGGACGCCAAGTGCTCGCGCGATCCGCTTCGCTTCGATCGCGCCGATCGCACGAGCCGCCGCTTGATTGATCCTGCTGGTCTTCTCGATGCCGACCTCCTGCACCGAATGGTAAAACCATAATCCATCATTCGTCATCCAACATTTGACGAGTAGCTCCTTCAGCTCTTTCCTATCAAGCGTCTTCATGCAAGTCTCCTCACGGCGGCACAAACTCCTTCCCCCTCGGTAGGTGCGAATTCATTCGCACTCCGTCACTAAAATCCAAAACATGTCCGGGACTTTGATCCGTTAGCCCTTCAGTCCAGCGTGATCTCGATCCCGCGCTCGGCGGCGCGTTTCATCCCCCACACCATCAGGTTTGCCGGAGGCTGGGTCTGCTCCGCTTCGGGACGCCGCTCGAGTTTGATCGACTCCGTCGGACACGTCGGCGCGCACACCCCGCAGCCGATACAGCGCTCGGCGAGGACCCGGTAGCTGCCGTCTTCTTCGATGATTGCATCCATCGGACACCGCTCGTCGGCGCATACACCGCACGCGGCGCACGTATCCATATCGATTGCGGCAACGAAATTGCTCTTGGCCAGGATGTAGGGCGCATTGAACTGCTTGACCCCGCGCAGGATGCCGCAGCAGCACGAGCAACAGTTGCAGAGGAAGACCTGTCCGCTTTCGATGTTGTACGTGCAATGTACGAGCCCTTCCTCCTCGGCATCCTTCATCACTTTAAGCGCCTCTTCCTTATTCAAGATGCGCCCGGTCGGATAGCGGTCGAACGCATTCTCTTCAGCGGAGAAGGCGAGGCATGCTTCCAACGTATGCTTGCACTGATGTCCCTCGAGCGCTTGTTCCTTCCGGCAGATGCACTCGCGCACGATGAAAGATTTCGCTTCCTCCAGCATCCGCGCCGCATCCTCGAACCGATGCACGCGCAGGTCCTGCTTGATCTCCGTGCTGACCGGAACCACACGCGCGACCGCCGGCTCGAAGTTGCCGACTTTCCTTATAAGATCAGGCGCGTATTCCTCGAACAGGGCGGCCAATTCCTTGTCGATTCGCTTGAGCTGGAACTCATAGATGCCGACAACAAACGGAAACAGCATGTACATCTGCTGGCCGAACATCTTGAACGAGCCGATATGGCCCTTCTTCACCATGTTGTCAAGGATCGCCTGCATCTCATCCACCGGCTTTCCCAAGCGCTCCGCCACCGCTTCCACCGTCTCCGGCATCGGCCGCATCTTCAATACCATCTCGGCTTCTTCAGGTGTGAATATCTTCTCGAGAAGCTTCAGTTCCACGCCGCTCTCCGTCGCCGGAAAACCGTTCGGCAAATCGTCCAGCTTTTTCGCAAGTCGCTTATAAACATCGTTCATGACCATTCCTCCTGAAATATGGGGACAGAGACCATATTTTTATCGTTATTAAATTTAGGTTATCACCAATATGGTGTACGAATCTCCCATGACCGTCTCGCCTCGATCTGCTAATCTTGAACCTGATTACCCAATCAGCGGCGCGAGAATGGCGCGGTCGAAGTAAACCTCGTTCCGCTCGATGCGGTCGCCCCGCACCTTCACGAAGTCCATGCCGTCGGTCTCGACAATGTCTCCGCCCTCGGGTTTCTGAAACGTCGCGTGCCACAGAACCGCGCAGCCGCCCTTGTCGTCGAACAGGTACGCCTCGCGCAGGCTCCAGTGCATCTTCCAGCGCCCAAACAGTTTCGTCAGGTATCGGCGCAGCGAGTCCGCTCCCTTTACCGCCCCGCGCGTATTCGGATCGACGTAGCTGACATCATCCGTATAAACGGCGACGACGCGCTCGACGTCCTGCGTGTTCCATTCGCTCAAGATATGCTCCGCAAGCTGATACATCTGTGTCTTATTCATTTTCTTTTCCCTCCGCACGCTTCTTCTGAACCGCAATCCCACAAATCTTGCTGTCATTCCCTCCGTTCGAGCAACTCCACAAAACTCTCCAGCCGCACCTTTACCTGCTCGGCCGAATATCCGCGGGGATCGCTTATGTCCATGTCGAGCAGAAGGAATGGAACGCCCATCTGTGCGAGCCGGTCCTTCAGCACCTTGTACGCCGCATTGGAGTGCCTGCAGGCCGGCGTGGCAAATAGAAGCGCGCCGTCAAGCCGGTAATCGCTGATGATGCGCTCGATGCCGTCGAGCCGCCAGGAGATGGGGCCAACGAACAAGTTCTTCAAGCACTTGAGCGCGAGCCCTTCAAAGGGATTATCCTCATCAATCTCGTCCCAATACACCCGCATCGTTTCGCAAAGCGGGAAGGTCACGCGGTTTTCCTTCAGGAGAGAGAACAGATCGGAGTCATACACCGGCAGCCAAGCGAACCAGTACAGCCGGTGTTTTTCAGGAGCGGCTTTCCCGGATGCAATCCTGCTTTCCAGGTCCTTTATATATGCGTCATTCAAGCGCTCCATCGTCTCGGTTCCATCAAAGAGAAAGCTGTTGATCGAGTAGCCGATAAGGGTTCCACCCGTCCAGGGCGCGGGCCGATGCCTCTGCAACTCCATCAATTTCAGGCGCGACTGTCTCGCCCGGTTCGAGCTGCGAACGGCCTCTCTCAGCCGGTCCTCATCGAGCTCGTGCCCTGCGACCGAAGCGATTTTTTCTGCGATCTCGCGCAGTTGCGCCTCCACATATTTGATCGAAGCGCGGCTGATCTCGGCGGGCACGTACAGAAGGTACGCCTCCTTTTTGTACATCCGCGCGAGCAACTCGTTTGTCTTCGCCTTCTGATCGCAATAATGAGATGTGGTCAACAGAAGGTCGGGCCGCGGAAAATAATCAAGATAGGAGGCGCCGAGCGGCGCGCGATGCATCGAGCACACGTCCATCGCATAGCCGCGTTCCTCTGCCGCCCTCATCGTGGGCACGCCCATCTCAGTGCTCGATATCATCGCGCCGGCAACCTCAAAATCGAATGGCACGACGTCGAATACGGCAAGGAGTTCCATCGGGAACGTGTAGACGGACGTATAGACCACCTTGGCGCCCGGCTCGTAAGCCTTCAGAAAAAGCTTCGCCCACTCGTTCAGCCACAGCGCCCGCGCGCTCCCTTTCTCCTGAAGCACGGATGCCGTCTGCTCCCCTATCATCTGAAGCATCGTCTTATACATGGGAAGCCGCCTCCTTTTCGCGGATCAGAGCGAGGAATGCTTCCACCCTGACTTTCATTTGCCCCAGACCGCTCCACTCGTAATCGTTCTCGAGAAACAGGAACGGGACGCCCTCTTCGCGAAACCGATCCTGCAGGAACGCGATGTCGTAGAGGTGCGAGTCGCAGAATTTGACCGAGCTGTAGATGATTCCGCCGGAACGCGTCCTCGAAACCGTCTCCCGCAGCCGCGCGGCGCGCTCGCCGATGCCTTCCATCCTCGGACACGACGCTCTGGTCAGATACCGCTTCGCAAGCGCTCGCATCGGCTCTTCGGAATTCTCCTCCACGAGACCGTCAAAATGCCTCGCACCCAAACACGTATCAATCGCGGCAACCCGACCGCCCGCATCCCGGATCAGCTCGAGCAGTCCCGACTGAAAAATAACGTTTCCCGCTACAATCACGCCGCTCCGTCCATCAATGCCCTTCTCTTGTGCCGCCGCACGCAATGAAAGATCCAGCTTCCGCCGAAATTCAGCCGCATTCAGCCGCGCCGAATCCAAATACAACCCGAAAATGGAACGGGCATCCAGGCCTCCGTCCGGCTTCGCTTGCAGCCGCTGGGCCGCCTGCACCAGCGCCCGGATTTGGTTGTACTCGACAATGGCCTTGTTCAGCCCACTATCGGAGACAAGAGAGCAATGCACTCGTTCCGCCAATTCACCTGCAAGAGCTCTTAAACTGGATGAAAAGTAGGCTATCGAATCCGCATCGCTTTTCTTCGGAACTTCAAGAAAGAAACTGGGAATTGCCGGCACATATTCCCTCCACAGGTCATGCAGCCGGCGCATGCCGTCGCATGAGTTGGCGATGATGAAAATGTCTGCCGGAAAGCTGCCGCTCATGCCCTCGGCCAAAAGGCTCTTTATGTAATGGCACGAATTCGGGTGGATGATTCCGTCGGCTTCGGCCGGACGCGCTTGCGGGATCACCCGCCGCGGCGTCATTCCCGCGGCAACAATTATCTCCTCAGGCACGTATGAACATGCATATGTCGCAGTGACTCGCCCCCGCCCTGCTCCGGAACCCATGTTTCATCCCTCCTGTCCGCGTACCGCCGACCATACCCCATTCGCCAACTCTTCTTTCGCGGCGGCCATGCTCGTGTAGAATTTCTCCTCGAGCCAGATGCGAACGTACTCCTGGCACGGCCCGAGCACGAGCGAAAGAAAGAGGTCGGCCGGCAACCGTCTGATCGCGCCGCTCTTCAGGTTCGGCCTCAACCAATCGATGAACGCGGTGATGAACTTCTTGTTCGCCTCGGCCAACGATTCCTCCGCCGATTTCATGAATTCCGCGTGCCGCATCTCCATCAGGTACCGCGCCCACTCCGGCTTCTCGCTCACCCAATCCAGATGGCTCCCGATAATCGCGCGAACTCCCTCCCGCGCCTGGGGGGTGCGCTCGAGCGCTTCCAGAATCCGCGCCTGGTAATCAATGATCGCCTCGACATACAGAGCGGCGGCTATGCCTTCCTTGCTCGAAAAATGATGATAGATGCTGCCGTTGCTTGCGCCCGAGCGCTCGCGGATATCCTGCATCGTCGTATTCGGATACCCATGCTCGGCAAAGCAGGCGAGCGCCGCCGTCAGGATGTCTTCCTTTCGCTGCTCTGATTTCTTATGTTT encodes the following:
- a CDS encoding 4Fe-4S dicluster domain-containing protein; this translates as MVMNDVYKRLAKKLDDLPNGFPATESGVELKLLEKIFTPEEAEMVLKMRPMPETVEAVAERLGKPVDEMQAILDNMVKKGHIGSFKMFGQQMYMLFPFVVGIYEFQLKRIDKELAALFEEYAPDLIRKVGNFEPAVARVVPVSTEIKQDLRVHRFEDAARMLEEAKSFIVRECICRKEQALEGHQCKHTLEACLAFSAEENAFDRYPTGRILNKEEALKVMKDAEEEGLVHCTYNIESGQVFLCNCCSCCCGILRGVKQFNAPYILAKSNFVAAIDMDTCAACGVCADERCPMDAIIEEDGSYRVLAERCIGCGVCAPTCPTESIKLERRPEAEQTQPPANLMVWGMKRAAERGIEITLD
- a CDS encoding nuclear transport factor 2 family protein — its product is MNKTQMYQLAEHILSEWNTQDVERVVAVYTDDVSYVDPNTRGAVKGADSLRRYLTKLFGRWKMHWSLREAYLFDDKGGCAVLWHATFQKPEGGDIVETDGMDFVKVRGDRIERNEVYFDRAILAPLIG
- a CDS encoding 2-hydroxyacyl-CoA dehydratase, with translation MYKTMLQMIGEQTASVLQEKGSARALWLNEWAKLFLKAYEPGAKVVYTSVYTFPMELLAVFDVVPFDFEVAGAMISSTEMGVPTMRAAEERGYAMDVCSMHRAPLGASYLDYFPRPDLLLTTSHYCDQKAKTNELLARMYKKEAYLLYVPAEISRASIKYVEAQLREIAEKIASVAGHELDEDRLREAVRSSNRARQSRLKLMELQRHRPAPWTGGTLIGYSINSFLFDGTETMERLNDAYIKDLESRIASGKAAPEKHRLYWFAWLPVYDSDLFSLLKENRVTFPLCETMRVYWDEIDEDNPFEGLALKCLKNLFVGPISWRLDGIERIISDYRLDGALLFATPACRHSNAAYKVLKDRLAQMGVPFLLLDMDISDPRGYSAEQVKVRLESFVELLERRE
- a CDS encoding 2-hydroxyacyl-CoA dehydratase → MGSGAGRGRVTATYACSYVPEEIIVAAGMTPRRVIPQARPAEADGIIHPNSCHYIKSLLAEGMSGSFPADIFIIANSCDGMRRLHDLWREYVPAIPSFFLEVPKKSDADSIAYFSSSLRALAGELAERVHCSLVSDSGLNKAIVEYNQIRALVQAAQRLQAKPDGGLDARSIFGLYLDSARLNAAEFRRKLDLSLRAAAQEKGIDGRSGVIVAGNVIFQSGLLELIRDAGGRVAAIDTCLGARHFDGLVEENSEEPMRALAKRYLTRASCPRMEGIGERAARLRETVSRTRSGGIIYSSVKFCDSHLYDIAFLQDRFREEGVPFLFLENDYEWSGLGQMKVRVEAFLALIREKEAASHV
- a CDS encoding TetR/AcrR family transcriptional regulator: MGVYRAFKERDSSVPHFLLDKNEILEYNSNMPKKEYAKHKKSEQRKEDILTAALACFAEHGYPNTTMQDIRERSGASNGSIYHHFSSKEGIAAALYVEAIIDYQARILEALERTPQAREGVRAIIGSHLDWVSEKPEWARYLMEMRHAEFMKSAEESLAEANKKFITAFIDWLRPNLKSGAIRRLPADLFLSLVLGPCQEYVRIWLEEKFYTSMAAAKEELANGVWSAVRGQEG